A window of Helicobacter pylori genomic DNA:
GTTTTTCTAAAAACTCAGCCACACAAAGGGCGTTTTTTTGATGAGCCTCCATGCGCAATGCTAGCGTTTTAATCCCTCTTTGCAACAACCAGCTGTCTTGAGGGCCTAGCACCCCCCCGATAGCGTTTTGGAAAAAAGCGATCTCTTGGGCTAGGGCTTCATTATTCGTGGTTACAAGCCCGGCGACCACATCGCTATGCCCGCCTAAATATTTTGTGCCGCTATGCACTACAATATCCGCTCCTAAAAGAAGCGGGTTTTGGCAATAAGGCGTGGCAAAGGTGTTATCCACGATAGTGAGCAGGCCATGCGTTTTAGCAAGACTAGCGCATTGCTTCAAATCTGTGATTTTAAGCAAGGGGTTACTAGGGGATTCCAAATAAAGGGCTTTGGTGTTGGGCTTGATAGCTTTTTGTATTTGAGAAATATCGCTAGTGTCTATAATGGTGCAAGAAAGCCCGTTTTTAGAAAGCACCTTGTCAAACAAGCGGAAAGTCCCCCCATAGACATCATCGCCCAATAACACATGATCGCCTGATTGCAAGAGCGAAAAGACAGCGTGAATCCCGGCTAAACCAGAGGCAAAAGCAAACCCTTTAACCCCCCCTTCTAGATCAGCGATAAGCTCTTCTAATGCAAAGCGTGTGGGGTTGCCTGAGCGAGAGTATTCATAGCCCTTTGGGCGGCCTATGGCGTCTTGGCGGTAGGTGGAAGTTTGATAAATAGGCACGCTCACCGCCCCTGTTGTGGCGTCCTCACTAATACCTCCATGGATCAATTTGGTTTGCATGCGCATGATTTTTCCTTTTTTATTGAATTTTTATGAATAAATACCTTTTGAGAGATAACGATCGGCAACATCCGGGAAAATGGTTAAAACTTGGCTGCCATTGGGGAGGCGTTGCACTTCCCTCAACGCTGCTGCAAAAGCCGCCCCACTAGAGCTCCCCACCAACAAGCCGTTTTTTTTAGCCAACTCCCTAGTGTAATGAAAACCCTCTTCATCTGAAATCGTTTCAAAGCCATCAATATCCAAGTTTGCAAAAAACGGAGGGATAAACTCCACGCCAATGCCCTCAATCTCATGAGGTCCAGGCTCCCCTCCATTCAAAATAGAACCCTCCGGCTCCACCCCAATCAAGCGAATAGAAGGAATGCGTTCTTTTAAATATTGGGCCGTGCCTGCAAAAGTCCCACCACTACCTATCCCGGCTACAAAGCTCGTAAGCTTTGCGCCTAATTTTTGGAAAATCTCAGGGGCTAAAGTGTGGTAGTAGGCGGCGGGATTACTAGGGTTTTCAAATTGCAAGGGCAAATAGCTATCAGGGATACTTTTGGCTAACTCTTTACTTTTTTTAATGGCTCCAGAAATCCCCTCACTAGTAGGCGTGTTGATCACTGTAGCCCCCAAAGCTCTCATGATTTGTTGTTTTTCTACGCTGAATTTTTCCGGGACAACAAAGATGGTTTTGAGATGGTGTTTGAGTGCAACTAGCACCAAAGCGATGCCGGTATTGCCCGCAGTAGGCTCAATGATGGTCGTTTGGGGAGTAATTTTGCCCATTCTAAGCCCTTCTTCTATGAGATATTGGCCTAAGCGGTCTTTGATACTCCCTCCTGGGTTTAGATGCTCTAGTTTGGCGTAAATAACGGAATCTTTTGGGATAGGGTAATTTCTCGTGAATTTAAAAATGGGAGTGTGGCCAATGGCGTCTTGCATTGCGGTGATGATCATCATTCCTCCTAAATAAAGGGTAGCAATAATTTTTATCATTATGCCTAAACTCATTAAATGGAGGTAAATTTAGGATAAAATGTTGGCTTATTAAGAGTAATCAAGGAGCTGTCATGAAAACGATAGAGTGGGATAAGGAGCAAAGAAAAGCGTTTCAAGATTTGTTAAGAGAGTTTGTAGCGTTAATAGACGCTAAAGCGCAAGAGGAAAAACAAACATGTAAAAAACCAAAAATACCAAAGTATGGTTCATGCCAAAGAGGGCTGAACAAGGTTTTAGCGCCATGGGGTTATGTGTGCAAGATTAGTCTTGGCTCTGGGAATTTATCCAATGAGCCATCAATGGCCTTTTGCCGTCAGGATATTTTAGGGGAGGGATTTGTCAATCGTGAAAAACCAACCCCCAAAAAAGGTTTTTACATTTGGCTTGCTTACTATTGGTGCAACGATGCAGAAAAAATTGATCTTTGTATAGGTCGATCCATAGAGAAAGATGGGGAAAAAGAGTGTCAAAAATGCCCAGCGTATGATAAGATCGTTATTGAAAACGCATGCTATCAGAAGCTCTATGACGATTTAGAAGCCGATCTTGAAGACATTACCGACTATTTTTTACACCTTATTAATGCATTATTAATGCATTTAATCAAATCCCCACTGCGTATTTTGAATTAGAGCCATCTAGCACAAGTTCTTAAAACAGCCCTTATGCAAAAAATAAAAATCTCATTTAACTTTAATATTTATTTTTTAAAAAATGGGATTTTTAATAAAACCTTTTAAATCAGTATCCCATTGATGAAAGTGAGAAAGGCAAGCGGATCTTTATCAAACCCACTCGCTTAAAAGAAGTTTGATGCGTTTTTATTCCACTTCCGCATCAATCACATCATCGTCTTTTTTCTTGGGTTGCTCAGCGTTGTTTTTATTCGCCATAGCTTCGCCTAGTTTTTGAGCCGCTTGCGCTAATAATTTCGTTTTGTCTTCAAGCTCCGCTTTAGTAGCGTTATCGTTTTTGATGCAATCTTTAAGGGCGTTAATGGCGTTTTGGATCTCATTAGCGTCATTTTCATTCAAATTCGCTTTATGCTCATCAAGACTCTTTTGGGTTTGGTGCGCCAAACTATCGGCATGGTTTCTCGCTTCAATCACTTCTTTTTTCCTTGCGTCCTCTTCTTTGTGCAACTCAGCGTCTTTAACCATTTTTTCAATCTCGCTATCAGACAACCCGCTAGAGCCAGAAATCTTAATTTCTTGGCTTTTACCGGTATTTTTATCTTGCGCTGACACGGTTAAAATCCCATTAGCGTCAATATCAAAGGTTACTTCAATTTGAGGCACGCCCCTTGGAGCTGGAGCGATGCCTTGCAAATCAAATTTACCCAAAGATTTATTATCCCTTGCTAAATCCCTTTCGCCTTGTAAAACCATAATAGACACAGCGGGCTGGTTGTCTTCAGCGGTTGAGAACACTTGAGATTTTTTCGCAGGAATAGTCGTGCCTCTATCAATGACTTTAGTCATCACGCCCCCTAAAGTTTCAATCCCAAGGCTTAAAGGCGTAACATCTAATAAAAGCACATCTTTCACATCGCCTTTTAACACGCCCCCTTGAATGCTCGCGCCCACCGCCACGACCTCATCAGGATTGACACTCTTATTCAACTCTTTGTTGATAAACCCTTTCACCCTTTCTTGAACTTTAGGGATACGAGTAGATCCGCCCACCATCACCACTTCTGAAATCTCATTTTTGGTTAGTCCTGCATCTTTAATCACGCTTTCAATCTTAGAAATCGTTTCTTCAATCAAATCCTCTGTCAAGCTTTCAAATTTGGCCCTAGTGAGTTTTTTAACCAAGTGTTTAGGCCCGGTAGCGTCCGCTGTAATAAAGGGCAAGTTGATTTCAGTTTCCATCGCAGAGCTTAATTCTTTTTTAGCGTTTTCAGCCGCTTCTTTTAAGCGTTGCAACGCCATCACATCGTTTTTGATTTCAATGCCTGTTTCGCTTTTAAATTCAGTCGCTAAAAAATCAATCACACGATTGTCAAAATCATCGCCTCCTAAAAACGCATCGCCCCCTGTGGCTAAAACTTCCACGACATTATCGCCTGTTTCTAAAACGGTAACATCAAAAGTCCCCCCACCCAAATCATAAACCATGATTTTTTCACTCTCTTTTTTATCCAAGCCATAAGCTAACGCCGCGCTAGTAGGCTCATTGATAATCCTTAAAACATTAAGCCCTGCAATCGTGCCGGCTTCTTTAGTCGCTTTCCTTTGGCTGTCGTTAAAATAAGCTGGAACCGTGATCACCGCTTCGCTAACGCTCTCGCCCAAATAACTTTCAGCGTCTTCTTTGAGCTTCATTAAAATTTTGGCTGAAATTTCTTGAGGGGTATAAATTTTACCGGAAATTTCAATCGCGCAAGCCCCATTCCTATCCACAATCTTATAAGGCAAGCGTTTTTCAGCTTCTTTAGCCTTTTCTTCATTAAACATCAAGCCCATGATTCTTTTAATGGAATAAATGGTTTTTTCTGGGTTAGTAACCGCTTGTCTTTTCGCACTCTCGCCCACTAAAATCTCGCCCTTATCCGTAAAAGCTACAATAGAGGGAGTGGTGTTTTTACCCTCTTTGTTAGCAATAATCTTTGCTTCATTACCCTCATACACTGCCATTGCAGAGTTGGTTGTCCCTAAATCAATTCCAATAACTTTTCCCATGCGTTATCCTTTCTTTTTAAAATAAATTCAATCGTTTTTAGCAATGCTCACCATTGCAGGCCTTAAAACCCTACCTTTATACTTGTAACCCTGTTGCAAAACTTGCACGATTTTTCCGTTTTCTTTTTCTTCGCTTTTGACTTGCATGATCGCATTGTGGAAATTGGGATCAAATTCTTCTAAGCATTCAATCCCCTCAATGCCATGCCTTGCCAAAACTTCATGCAACTTTTCCATCGTAAGCTCCAAGCCTTTCGTTAAAGCGCTCTCTTTATCCACTTCTACAGCGCTCTTATGAGCCCCAAGAAGCGCATCAATCACCGGCAATAAATCCAGCGCAATTTTTTCATACGCATACTCTAACGCCATGCTCTTGTCTCTTTCTAAGCGCTTTTTCACGTTTTCAAAATCCGCATGCACCCTCAAATATTTTTCGTGCATTTCTTGGTATTTAAGCTCAAAATCTTCCTTAATCTCGCATTCT
This region includes:
- a CDS encoding cystathionine gamma-synthase, translating into MRMQTKLIHGGISEDATTGAVSVPIYQTSTYRQDAIGRPKGYEYSRSGNPTRFALEELIADLEGGVKGFAFASGLAGIHAVFSLLQSGDHVLLGDDVYGGTFRLFDKVLSKNGLSCTIIDTSDISQIQKAIKPNTKALYLESPSNPLLKITDLKQCASLAKTHGLLTIVDNTFATPYCQNPLLLGADIVVHSGTKYLGGHSDVVAGLVTTNNEALAQEIAFFQNAIGGVLGPQDSWLLQRGIKTLALRMEAHQKNALCVAEFLEKHPKVERVYYPGLPTHPNHDLAKTQMCGFSGMLSFTLKNDNEATLFVESLKLFILGESLGGVESLVGIPAFMTHACIPKMQREAAGIRDGLVRLSVGIEHEKDLLEDLEQAFAKIS
- the grpE gene encoding nucleotide exchange factor GrpE, which encodes MKDEHEHDLSQKEPESCEKACACESKKQEASEKECEIKEDFELKYQEMHEKYLRVHADFENVKKRLERDKSMALEYAYEKIALDLLPVIDALLGAHKSAVEVDKESALTKGLELTMEKLHEVLARHGIEGIECLEEFDPNFHNAIMQVKSEEKENGKIVQVLQQGYKYKGRVLRPAMVSIAKND
- the dnaK gene encoding molecular chaperone DnaK; protein product: MGKVIGIDLGTTNSAMAVYEGNEAKIIANKEGKNTTPSIVAFTDKGEILVGESAKRQAVTNPEKTIYSIKRIMGLMFNEEKAKEAEKRLPYKIVDRNGACAIEISGKIYTPQEISAKILMKLKEDAESYLGESVSEAVITVPAYFNDSQRKATKEAGTIAGLNVLRIINEPTSAALAYGLDKKESEKIMVYDLGGGTFDVTVLETGDNVVEVLATGGDAFLGGDDFDNRVIDFLATEFKSETGIEIKNDVMALQRLKEAAENAKKELSSAMETEINLPFITADATGPKHLVKKLTRAKFESLTEDLIEETISKIESVIKDAGLTKNEISEVVMVGGSTRIPKVQERVKGFINKELNKSVNPDEVVAVGASIQGGVLKGDVKDVLLLDVTPLSLGIETLGGVMTKVIDRGTTIPAKKSQVFSTAEDNQPAVSIMVLQGERDLARDNKSLGKFDLQGIAPAPRGVPQIEVTFDIDANGILTVSAQDKNTGKSQEIKISGSSGLSDSEIEKMVKDAELHKEEDARKKEVIEARNHADSLAHQTQKSLDEHKANLNENDANEIQNAINALKDCIKNDNATKAELEDKTKLLAQAAQKLGEAMANKNNAEQPKKKDDDVIDAEVE
- a CDS encoding PLP-dependent cysteine synthase family protein, whose amino-acid sequence is MIITAMQDAIGHTPIFKFTRNYPIPKDSVIYAKLEHLNPGGSIKDRLGQYLIEEGLRMGKITPQTTIIEPTAGNTGIALVLVALKHHLKTIFVVPEKFSVEKQQIMRALGATVINTPTSEGISGAIKKSKELAKSIPDSYLPLQFENPSNPAAYYHTLAPEIFQKLGAKLTSFVAGIGSGGTFAGTAQYLKERIPSIRLIGVEPEGSILNGGEPGPHEIEGIGVEFIPPFFANLDIDGFETISDEEGFHYTRELAKKNGLLVGSSSGAAFAAALREVQRLPNGSQVLTIFPDVADRYLSKGIYS